The window GTGTGGACGCGGACGTTGGACAGCAGATTCTCGAGGATCTGCCGCAGCCGGTGCGGGTCGCCGACGGTCTCCGCAACGTCGAGTTCCTCGGCTCCGGTGGGATCGGCCGCCGTGTGCAGCGGGCCGAGGTCGACGGGGTGGGACGCACGGTGGACGGCGCCCGCACTGACGGCGTCCGCCGCCAGGGACAGCAGGTCGACCCGTTCCGTCCGGTAGGAGGGTTCCTTGTCCAGGGTGGCGAGCAGCTGGAGGTCGTCGACGAGCAGGCTCATGCGTTCCGCGTTCTGCGCGATGAACCGGTTGGCCTCCTGCAGTTCCTGCGCCGGGCGTCGCTCGGGGCGCAGTGCGAGTTGGGCGTAGCCCTGGATGGCGGTGAGCGGGGTGCGCAGTTCGTGCCCTGCGTCGGCGACGAACCGACGCAGCCGGGCCTCGGAGGCCTCGCGGGCCAGCAGCGCCTTCTGGAGGCGGTCGAGCATGGAGTTCAGGACCCGGCCCAGCCGTCCGATCTCGGTGCGTGGATCGGTGTCGGGCAACCGCAGGCCGAGCCGGCCCGCGGTGATGTCCTGGGCGGTACTTTCCATTCTGGTCAACGGCAACAGGCCCAACCGGACCACCCACCGGCCCAGCGCGAGCAGGGCACCGACCGTGACGGCAAGCAGGACTGCGTTCAGCCACAAGATCTTCGAGGCGGCGCCGTCGACGGTGTCGAGCGGCAGGGTGACCACCGCGCTCATACCGTCGGGGCCGGGGTTGAGCATCACCCGCCAGCGTCCGTCACCGCTCGTGGCACGCACGGTTTCCGGATGCCC is drawn from Streptomyces liliifuscus and contains these coding sequences:
- a CDS encoding sensor histidine kinase yields the protein MTHLLPRPPRSLRRRLVVGVTVLATAAVLASQAIGYVVLRSWLLDRVDEQLVEFHPPAPAFYDALDGTLPAPGERLDVLPSDFHVYFYDASGHRLNGSLGSESKPGPQLADEARDLGLRDGHPETVRATSGDGRWRVMLNPGPDGMSAVVTLPLDTVDGAASKILWLNAVLLAVTVGALLALGRWVVRLGLLPLTRMESTAQDITAGRLGLRLPDTDPRTEIGRLGRVLNSMLDRLQKALLAREASEARLRRFVADAGHELRTPLTAIQGYAQLALRPERRPAQELQEANRFIAQNAERMSLLVDDLQLLATLDKEPSYRTERVDLLSLAADAVSAGAVHRASHPVDLGPLHTAADPTGAEELDVAETVGDPHRLRQILENLLSNVRVHTPPGTCVHVRVGTTEAGHGTGGTDRPGRFTASPPLPERLPISVIEVADEGPGLGPVDAELVFERFYRADPARSRLHGGSGLGLAIASTIAEGHGGRLELDTTPGRGCTFRLVLPAADSGQEPR